The DNA region CGCTTGAATTTGATGACGCGGGCCATCTTTTGACCCGCTGCCCGCAGTAGGATTTCTGTGGAATTGGCTGAAAACGCGACGGTCGGCTGGGTCGGATTAGGTAAAATGGGCGTGCCCATGGCTGGCCATTTGTTGCGCGCCGGTTTTGCCGTCACGGTCTATAACCGCAGCCCCGGCCCGGAGGCGGCGTTACGCGATGCCGGTGCCGCCGTGGCGGCCAGCCCTTCAGATGTCGCTACCAAATCAGGCATCATCATTTCGATGATTTCCGACGATGCGGCGCTCGGCGATGTGACCGATGGCGCAAGCGGCATCTTTGCCGCGGCGGCGCCCGGCACGCTCTACATCGACATGAGCACCGTCTCGCCCGACATGTCAGCGCAGGTGGCGGCGCGTGCCAGCGAATGCGGCATCGGCTATCTGCGCGCCCCAGTTTCGGGCGGCGTCGCCTTGGCTGAGGCCGGAACCATCACGGTTTTGGCCTCCGGCGCGCGCGCTGATTTCGAGACGGCCGAGCCGCTGTTTGACGCCATGGCCAAGAAGTCCTTTTACGTCGGCGTC from Pseudomonadota bacterium includes:
- a CDS encoding NAD(P)-dependent oxidoreductase encodes the protein MAENATVGWVGLGKMGVPMAGHLLRAGFAVTVYNRSPGPEAALRDAGAAVAASPSDVATKSGIIISMISDDAALGDVTDGASGIFAAAAPGTLYIDMSTVSPDMSAQVAARASECGIGYLRAPVSGGVALAEAGTITVLASGARADFETAEPLFDAMAKKSFYVGVAEEARFIKLALNMMVGMTAAMMSEALVFAERGGAARDIILDVMGQSAIASPLVGYKLEPLRQRNFAPTFSTRQMAKDFDLLLGAARQTNTPLPLAALVRQMWSSMIASGSGDEDFLAYVKTMETLSGMKAKD